From Opisthocomus hoazin isolate bOpiHoa1 chromosome 10, bOpiHoa1.hap1, whole genome shotgun sequence, a single genomic window includes:
- the LOC142362527 gene encoding putative gonadotropin-releasing hormone II receptor, which yields MARLSGAGWDALAAAGCNLAVLRAAGGRRGGRRSHIRLLLLHLAAADMLVTVAVMPLDAVWNITLQWRAGDLACRLLMYVRLLAMYASAFVTVVISLDRQAAILRPLAIARARSRNRIMLYVAWLLSAGLSVPQLFLFRTVTLRPPHNFTQCTTRGSFPQRWHETLYNMLGFACLFLLPLLVMVCCYARILLEISRRMGSSLFSSQDVSLRCSRNNIPRARLRMLKMSLVIVSSFILCWTPYYLLGLWYWFCPRVMEKRVSPALTHILFIFGLFNACLDPITYGLFTIPFRRGWGCPCRQGPEPQPPSPATGSFRCSASSLPPKRGVPGAPGQRAPAAPELPPGPSSCQSSSL from the exons CGGCTGGATGCAACCTGGCGGtgctgcgggcggcggggggccggcggggcggccggcggtcCCACAtccgcctgctgctgctgcacctggCCGCCGCCGACATGCTGGTGACGGTGGCGGTGATGCCGCTGGACGCCGTCTGGAACATCACGCTGCAATGGCGGGCGGGCGACCTGGCCTGCCGCCTCCTCATGTACGTCCGGCTCCTGGCCATGTACGCCTCCGCCTTCGTCACCGTCGTCATCAGCCTGGACCGGCAGGCCGCCATCCTGCGCCCGCTGGCCATCGCCCGCGCCCGCAGCAGGAACCGCATCATGCTCTACGTCGCCTGGCTCCTCAGCGCGGGGCTCTCGGTGCCGCAG ctcttcCTCTTCCGCACGGTCACCCTCCGCCCCCCGCACAACTTCACCCAGTGCACCACGCGCGGCAGCTTCCCCCAGCGCTGGCACGAGACCCTCTACAACATGCTCGGCTTcgcctgcctcttcctcctgccgCTGCTGGTCATGGTCTGCTGCTACGCGCGCATCCTCCTGGAGATCTCCCGACGCATGGGCTCCAGCCTCT TCTCCTCGCAGGACGTGTCGCTGCGGTGCTCCAGGAACAACATCCCGCGGGCACGGCTGCGGATGCTGAAGATGAGCCTGGTCATCGTCTCCTCCTTCATCCTCTGCTGGACCCCCTACTACCTGCTGGGGCTGTGGTACTGGTTCTGCCCGCGGGTCATGGAGAAGAGGGTCTCACCGGCCCTCACCCACATCCTCTTCATCTTCGGCCTCTTCAACGCCTGCCTGGACCCCATCACCTACGGGCTCTTCACCATCCCCTtccggaggggctggggctgcccctgcaggcagggccccgagCCCCAGCCGCCGTCCCCAGCCACCGGCTCCTTCCGCTGCTCGGCCTCCTCGCTGCCGCCCAAGCGGGGCGTCccgggggcaccggggcagcGGGCGCCGGCCGCACCGGAGCTGCCCCCTGGTCCCAGCTCCTGccagagcagctccctgtga